Proteins encoded in a region of the Triticum dicoccoides isolate Atlit2015 ecotype Zavitan chromosome 3A, WEW_v2.0, whole genome shotgun sequence genome:
- the LOC119270149 gene encoding uncharacterized protein LOC119270149 has product MEPKHSAEMSRHLDKQNHALMETYRAMSHELHKLQVEEETIMRKLYELMSAEGLLPKHKEKRQPERAGESSQESEEQEP; this is encoded by the exons ATGGAACCAAAGCATTCTGCTGAAATGTCCAG GCATTTGGACAAGCAAAATCATGCCCTAATGGAAACATACCGAGCAATGTCCCATGAGTTGCATAAACTACAG GTTGAAGAGGAAACAATCATGCGCAAGTTGTATGagctgatgtctgcagaagggcttcttccaaag CACAAGGAAAAAAGGCAGCCGGAGAGAGCAGGGGAATCAAGCCAGGAAAGCGAAGAACAGGAACCATAG